The following coding sequences lie in one Vicinamibacteria bacterium genomic window:
- a CDS encoding sodium:solute symporter family protein, with the protein MNVQAWTFVLVTLSFALYIGVAIWSRARSTGDFYVAAAKVPPVLNGMATAADWMSAASFISMAGLIAFMGFDGSVYLMGWTGGYVLLALLLAPYLRKFGKYTVPDFVGDRYYSQTARIVAVVCALFVSFTYVVGQMRGVGIVFSRFLGVEIHVGVWIGMMIVFLYAVLGGMKGITYTQVAQYCVLIFAYLVPAIFVSLLMTGIPIPQVGFGVTVVDGSGTFLLERLDGLTRELGFGVYTEGRKATLDVLFITAALMVGTAGLPHVIVRFYTVPLVRQARSSAGWALLFIAILYTTAPAVAAFARTNLLTTLANQPYASVPNWFRNWEATGLIQFEDANGDGLIQYTGPLSSVPNELTIDRDIMVLANPEIASLPAWVVGLVAAGGLAAALSTAAGLLLVISSSVAHDLLKKSFHPSITEKGELRAARTAAGVAVVVAGYFGINPPGFVAEVVALAFGLAASSFFPAILLGIFSKRMNHYGAVSGMIAGIGFTLGYILYFKFLYPELNDVEHWWLGVSPEGIGTLGMVINFLVATTVSRFTPAPPREVQKLVEDIRVPRGAGAGHELSA; encoded by the coding sequence ATGAACGTTCAGGCCTGGACGTTCGTTCTGGTTACGCTGTCCTTCGCGCTCTACATCGGGGTCGCCATCTGGTCGCGCGCACGCTCGACCGGTGACTTCTACGTGGCGGCGGCGAAGGTGCCACCGGTTCTCAACGGCATGGCCACCGCGGCCGACTGGATGAGCGCGGCCTCCTTCATCTCGATGGCTGGTCTCATCGCGTTCATGGGATTCGACGGTTCGGTGTACCTGATGGGATGGACCGGCGGATACGTACTTCTCGCCCTATTGCTTGCGCCGTACTTGAGGAAATTCGGAAAGTACACCGTGCCCGACTTCGTGGGCGATCGCTACTACTCGCAAACGGCGCGGATCGTGGCAGTGGTCTGCGCTCTGTTCGTCTCCTTTACCTACGTCGTAGGTCAAATGCGAGGCGTCGGGATCGTGTTCTCACGTTTCTTGGGTGTGGAGATCCATGTCGGCGTCTGGATCGGCATGATGATCGTGTTCTTGTACGCGGTGCTGGGCGGGATGAAGGGGATTACGTACACCCAGGTTGCCCAGTACTGTGTCCTCATCTTCGCCTACCTCGTCCCGGCGATCTTCGTCTCGCTTCTCATGACCGGGATCCCGATCCCGCAAGTCGGATTCGGGGTTACGGTGGTGGACGGCTCGGGGACGTTCTTGCTCGAACGGCTCGACGGCCTCACCCGGGAGCTCGGTTTCGGAGTCTACACCGAGGGACGGAAGGCCACCCTCGACGTTCTCTTCATAACCGCCGCCCTGATGGTCGGTACCGCGGGATTGCCTCACGTGATCGTGCGCTTCTACACCGTACCCCTGGTGCGGCAGGCACGGAGCTCCGCGGGATGGGCCTTGCTGTTCATCGCGATTCTCTACACGACGGCGCCGGCGGTGGCGGCCTTCGCGCGCACCAACCTATTGACGACGCTGGCGAACCAGCCCTATGCCAGCGTGCCCAACTGGTTTCGGAACTGGGAAGCGACCGGCCTCATCCAGTTCGAGGACGCGAACGGGGATGGTCTCATTCAATACACCGGGCCGCTGTCCTCCGTTCCCAACGAGCTTACGATCGATCGCGACATCATGGTGCTCGCCAATCCCGAGATCGCGAGTCTTCCGGCATGGGTCGTGGGTCTCGTTGCGGCGGGCGGACTGGCCGCCGCACTTTCGACGGCGGCGGGCCTGCTGCTGGTCATCTCGAGCTCGGTGGCCCACGATCTCTTGAAGAAGTCGTTCCACCCGTCGATCACCGAGAAAGGGGAGCTTCGTGCGGCTCGCACCGCCGCCGGTGTGGCAGTGGTGGTGGCAGGCTACTTCGGGATCAACCCGCCCGGCTTCGTCGCGGAGGTGGTGGCTCTTGCGTTCGGTCTGGCGGCCTCGTCGTTCTTTCCCGCCATTCTGCTCGGGATATTCAGCAAGCGCATGAACCACTACGGAGCGGTGTCCGGTATGATCGCGGGTATCGGTTTCACTCTCGGCTACATCCTGTATTTCAAGTTTCTGTATCCCGAGCTCAACGATGTGGAGCACTGGTGGCTTGGCGTCTCTCCGGAAGGCATCGGCACGTTGGGTATGGTCATCAACTTTCTCGTCGCGACAACGGTGTCTCGCTTTACCCCCGCGCCGCCGCGCGAGGTGCAGAAGCTCGTCGAGGATATTCGGGTTCCGAGAGGCGCCGGGGCCGGCCACGAGCTTTCGGCGTAG
- a CDS encoding exodeoxyribonuclease III, translating into MRIATWNVNSLKARLDKVLWWLERARPDVLLMQETKLADEAVPALAFREAGFALAHHGQGRWNGVAIASRCGIDGMIVNFGESLRPPAAPDAIEEDPLAEARMISAVCGGIRVVSLYAPNGREVGSPSYDAKLAWFDCLARWLSEANDPHDPLVLGGDYNVAPEDIDVWDPYAAHGGTHVSEPERRAFAQLCRWGLVDAYRLHHEEPGRYTWWDYRAGNFHKNRGMRIDHLLVTKPLRGRTVWAEIDREARKGKPIPSDHAPLVIDLDEPGYAFDAGWVSAEARIAVRQRR; encoded by the coding sequence CGTGCTCCTGATGCAGGAGACGAAGCTCGCGGACGAGGCGGTTCCTGCCCTCGCGTTTCGAGAGGCAGGCTTCGCGCTCGCCCATCATGGGCAGGGGCGCTGGAACGGCGTCGCCATTGCGAGTCGTTGCGGGATCGACGGGATGATCGTCAACTTCGGAGAGTCCCTGCGCCCTCCGGCAGCGCCGGACGCCATCGAAGAGGACCCCCTCGCCGAGGCGCGGATGATCTCGGCTGTCTGCGGCGGGATCCGCGTCGTGTCTCTTTATGCGCCAAACGGACGAGAGGTGGGCTCGCCCTCTTATGACGCCAAGCTCGCGTGGTTCGACTGCCTCGCGCGCTGGCTGTCCGAAGCCAACGATCCGCACGATCCGCTCGTGCTCGGGGGTGACTACAATGTCGCTCCCGAAGACATCGACGTCTGGGATCCGTACGCGGCGCACGGCGGGACGCACGTCTCGGAGCCGGAACGACGGGCGTTCGCTCAACTATGCCGCTGGGGCTTGGTGGACGCTTACCGCCTGCACCACGAGGAACCCGGCCGCTACACGTGGTGGGATTATCGCGCCGGGAATTTTCACAAGAACCGCGGGATGCGCATCGATCACCTCCTGGTGACGAAGCCCCTGCGCGGGCGTACGGTGTGGGCGGAGATCGATCGCGAAGCACGCAAGGGCAAACCCATACCGTCCGACCACGCCCCTCTGGTAATCGACCTCGATGAGCCCGGGTACGCCTTTGACGCGGGCTGGGTCTCGGCGGAAGCGCGCATCGCGGTGCGGCAACGCCGGTAG
- a CDS encoding DUF4212 domain-containing protein — translation MTRRGDRQRYWRTNLRYVFTLLAVWFLVSYGFGILLAERLNRIRLGGFPLGFWFAQQGSIYVFVILIFIYVRLMDRLDRRFNLHERKDR, via the coding sequence ATGACGCGTCGCGGCGACAGGCAGAGATATTGGCGGACGAACCTTCGCTATGTCTTTACTCTTTTGGCCGTCTGGTTCCTGGTTTCTTACGGGTTTGGAATCCTTCTCGCGGAACGTCTCAATCGAATCCGCCTCGGGGGATTTCCCCTCGGGTTCTGGTTCGCGCAGCAGGGGTCGATCTACGTTTTCGTGATCCTCATCTTTATCTACGTGCGCCTGATGGACCGCCTGGATCGCCGGTTCAACCTGCACGAGCGGAAAGATCGATGA
- a CDS encoding MmgE/PrpD family protein encodes MTTLTSLARFVHELELDCLPPETLDRLELHLLDTLGALDAGLKIADAKPLGAKGSSLLAYVAATRETELDDIHLPSCITPGSVVVPTALSLSTASPRDFLAALAVGYELMLRLGLAIGGPSILGRGIWPTLFTAPLASTATAARALRLSLEQTTGALATALALTSGTAIRPGSSSTSRWMTLGWAAETGVHAAKAARENILGPPDLLEGLGFRLAGVDLSETAIVEALGDRWRIDELSLKPYPVARQALAAVEACRELGEAHRLEPSVVDEVLVRVPGPQRVVIDRPGVPETRFESIASVQYLAALALVAPAELPDFHRTPVFVNDELRNLAARVRVESAPELEHHYPRIWPARVAIRCGRERHEKELLHPPGDVESGFGWDAVIAKYRFGDKSWAHELRRLHQKAVFPSSWPQITSA; translated from the coding sequence GTGACGACCCTCACCTCATTGGCACGCTTCGTTCACGAGCTCGAGCTCGACTGCCTGCCACCGGAGACGCTCGATCGCCTCGAGCTCCACCTTCTCGACACGCTGGGAGCTCTCGATGCGGGATTGAAGATCGCCGATGCTAAGCCACTGGGGGCGAAAGGCTCGTCTCTCCTCGCGTATGTCGCGGCAACCCGGGAGACGGAGCTCGACGACATTCATCTACCATCGTGCATCACACCCGGCTCGGTGGTCGTGCCTACCGCGCTGTCTCTCTCGACCGCATCGCCCCGTGACTTTCTCGCGGCTCTCGCCGTCGGGTACGAGCTCATGCTGCGACTCGGGCTTGCCATCGGAGGCCCGTCGATCCTCGGCCGAGGCATCTGGCCAACGCTCTTCACGGCCCCCCTCGCAAGCACGGCAACCGCAGCCCGGGCCTTGCGGCTTTCGCTCGAACAGACGACCGGCGCGCTGGCTACGGCGCTCGCGCTTACCAGCGGTACCGCGATCCGACCTGGCTCTTCGTCCACCTCTCGCTGGATGACGCTCGGATGGGCGGCGGAGACAGGCGTTCACGCAGCGAAGGCGGCACGAGAAAACATCCTCGGCCCGCCGGATCTTCTCGAGGGTCTCGGCTTTCGACTGGCAGGGGTCGATCTTTCCGAGACCGCCATCGTCGAGGCTCTCGGAGACAGATGGCGGATCGACGAGCTTTCTCTCAAGCCCTACCCCGTCGCCCGGCAGGCGCTCGCCGCCGTGGAAGCCTGCCGCGAGCTCGGCGAGGCCCATCGACTCGAGCCGTCCGTCGTCGACGAAGTCCTCGTGCGGGTGCCCGGCCCGCAGCGAGTCGTGATCGATCGTCCCGGCGTTCCCGAGACGCGTTTCGAGTCCATCGCGAGCGTTCAATACCTCGCTGCCCTCGCCCTTGTCGCCCCCGCCGAGCTTCCGGACTTCCATCGCACCCCCGTCTTCGTGAACGATGAGCTCCGTAACCTTGCGGCTCGGGTCCGCGTCGAATCGGCGCCCGAGCTCGAGCACCACTACCCGCGGATCTGGCCAGCGCGCGTTGCGATAAGGTGCGGAAGAGAACGCCACGAGAAAGAGCTCCTTCACCCGCCCGGCGACGTTGAGAGCGGCTTCGGTTGGGACGCCGTTATCGCCAAGTACCGGTTCGGCGATAAATCGTGGGCGCATGAGCTACGCCGACTTCACCAGAAGGCGGTCTTCCCTTCCTCTTGGCCTCAGATCACCTCCGCCTGA